A stretch of Salarias fasciatus chromosome 23, fSalaFa1.1, whole genome shotgun sequence DNA encodes these proteins:
- the LOC115381962 gene encoding anterior gradient protein 2 homolog encodes MTRAAASLVLVLVLVALSSTFTKYVPKSGQRIPQSLSRGWGDQLNWAQTYEEALSLSRSTNKPLMVLFLLEDCSQCDALKQAMAHFDEIQRILDEDFVVLNVMQETVDQNLSPDGQYVPRIIFVDPSMTVRDDIIGRYSNRLYGYEAADMNVLLDNMKKAKKLLKVSAVSCRTTPTSTHSLPESTAAEV; translated from the exons ATGACCAGAGCAGCTgcgtccctggtcctggtcctggtcctggtggccctgtcctccacctttaCTAAATATGTCCCCAAATCTGGCCAGAGGATCCCTCAGTCGCTGTCTCGAG GTTGGGGCGACCAGCTGAACTGGGCTCAGACGTACGAGGAGGCTCTGTCCTTGTCTCGGTCCAC CAACAAGCCTCTGATGGTCCTGTTCCTCCTGGAGGACTGTTCTCAATGCGATG CGCTCAAGCAGGCTATGGCTCACTTCGATGAGATCCAGAGGATCCTGGACGAGGACTTCGTGGTCCTCAATGTGATG CAGGAAACTGTAGATCAAAACCTGTCCCCTGATGGACAGTACGTCCCCAGGATCATCTTTGTAG ACCCCTCCATGACGGTGAGAGACGACATCATTGGACGCTACTCCAACCGCCTATACGGCTATGAAGCAGCTGATATGAATGTCT tgctGGACAACATGAAGAAGGCCAAGAAGCTCCTTAaagtctcagctgtgagctgcagaaccacacccacctccacccactcccTCCCCGAGTCCACAGCTGCTGAAGTCTGA